The DNA window TGCCTTAGGCTTTATCTCTTACTGCGTGATGAAGATTGGTACCGGCCGTCTGCGTGACCTCAGCCCATGCGTGATTGTGGTTTCACTGCTGTTCGTGCTGAAGATTGTGTTTATCGACGCTCATTAATGCGCGTTCCCCTCACACTCGGCATGCTGGCGAGTGTGAGGGAACAATACTACGCTTTAACCCGCTGAATATACTCGGCAAAGGCGCTTAGCTGCCCGCTGAGATGATCGAGCGTACTCTGATCGACCACTTTCCCCTCCTGCGGATCGACCTTGTTCTGAATCACGCCGCCCATAAACTCTGGCTTGTTCATCACCATCGCATCGAGGAAGACCAGAATCTGACGCAGATGATACTGGCAGCGCGCGCCGCCAATAGCGCCCATTGAGCTGGTTTGAATCAATACCGGTTTGCCGGATAGGGGTTGTTCTGGCAGGCGAGACAGCCAGTCGATGGCATTTTTCAGGCCTCCGGGAACCGAGTAGTTATATTCTGGAGTCACGATAACCACACCATCCGCTTCGCGAATTTTCTGAGCAATATCCTGCACGCTTTGCGGGAATCCCTCTTCCTGTTGGGCGTCAGCATCGTACAGCGGAATCGCGCCAATGGATGGTAACGCGGAGATTTCCATTCCCGCAGGCGCAATGCCGGGCAGGGTGCGCGCTACCATGGCATTAAAAGAGCCCTTGCGCAGGCTTCCGAGTAACGTAACAACTTTCAACGTATCAGACATGATTGCTCCTTTGCATCATGATGGCCGGACGGGCCGGTCAGTTGAGGGAGAAGGCTTTTTCGGTTGGTAAGCTGGTAAAGCGCATGAGTCGGGTGGATAACTCTTTTGCACGAATTTGCACGTCAGGCAGGCTGTGCCACCCCGCTTTGCCGCCATATT is part of the Klebsiella huaxiensis genome and encodes:
- a CDS encoding NADPH-dependent FMN reductase, with product MSDTLKVVTLLGSLRKGSFNAMVARTLPGIAPAGMEISALPSIGAIPLYDADAQQEEGFPQSVQDIAQKIREADGVVIVTPEYNYSVPGGLKNAIDWLSRLPEQPLSGKPVLIQTSSMGAIGGARCQYHLRQILVFLDAMVMNKPEFMGGVIQNKVDPQEGKVVDQSTLDHLSGQLSAFAEYIQRVKA